In a genomic window of Gossypium arboreum isolate Shixiya-1 chromosome 9, ASM2569848v2, whole genome shotgun sequence:
- the LOC108455452 gene encoding geraniol 8-hydroxylase-like — protein sequence MDLVDPNSSIAREFKETVCDIMMEARRPNLADYFPLLQKFDPQGVQRRMTVHSDKLLNLFGSMIDERLKSRKSRDLTTSNDVLDIFLDIIEGEELNKTHIQHLLLDFFVAGTDTTSSTLEWAMPELLRNPQALLKAKKELDEAIGKGNPVEESDINRLPYLQAIIKETFRMHPAVPLLLPRRADSDANLCGFKIPKGSQVLINVWAIGRDPSIWDNPNSFIPDRFLGSEIDVKGRDFGLIPFGAGRRICPGLPLANRMLHLMLGSLINCFDWKLEGENSPNEMNMEEKYGIAVHMATTLRAIPLLV from the exons ATGGATTTGGTTGACCCAAATTCATCTATTGCTCGAGAATTCAAGGAAACAGTTTGTGATATCATGATGGAGGCAAGGAGGCCTAATTTGGCTGATTATTTCCCTTTGCTCCAAAAGTTTGATCCACAAGGTGTACAGCGTCGGATGACTGTTCATTCCGACAAGTTGCTTAACCTTTTCGGCAGTATGATCGATGAAAGATTGAAATCAAGAAAATCTCGGGATTTAACTACATCAAATGATGTCTTGGATATTTTTCTCGATATTATTGAAGGCGAGGAGCTTAATAAAACTCATATCCAACATTTGCTTTTG GATTTTTTTGTCGCTGGAACCGATACAACATCAAGCACATTAGAGTGGGCAATGCCAGAACTACTTCGAAATCCGCAAGCTTTACTTAAAGCCAAGAAAGAATTAGATGAAGCAATCGGCAAAGGAAATCCAGTCGAGGAATCTGACATTAACCGTTTACCATATTTGCAAGCAATTATCAAAGAAACTTTCCGAATGCATCCGGCTGTCCCATTGTTACTCCCTCGCCGAGCCGACTCTGATGCTAACCTTTGCGGTTTCAAAATTCCTAAGGGTTCTCAAGTGTTGATTAACGTATGGGCCATCGGAAGAGATCCAAGCATTTGGGATAACCCAAATAGTTTCATCCCGGATAGATTCTTGGGGTCTGAAATTGATGTCAAAGGTAGGGATTTTGGACTAATTCCATTCGGAGCTGGACGACGGATATGTCCAGGATTGCCTTTGGCGAACCGGATGTTGCATTTGATGTTAGGATCTCTTATAAACTGTTTTGATTGGAAACTTGAAGGTGAAAATTCCCCGAATGAGATGAACATGGAAGAGAAGTATGGGATTGCAGTTCACATGGCAACAACTTTGCGTGCAATCCCTCTTCTTGTTTAA